The nucleotide window CAAAAGCAGTTAACCAGCGGCTAACGAAATCTTTATAACGCAGGCGCTCTTCATCGTTCTGCCCAGCAATAAATAGTATCTGCATTATTCGAATTACCTAATTTGTCCATTCCCATAAATCAGCCATTTATAGCTGGTTAATTCCGGCAATGCCATGGGTCCGCGCGCATGCAGCTTCTGGGTACTAATACCGATCTCTGCACCCATACCAAATTCACCACCATCAGTAAATGCAGTTGAAGCATTAACATAAACCGCAGCAGCATCAACTATTCGTAGAAATCTGTCAATTACAACTTGATCTTCAGCAATTATTGCCTCACTATGTCCAGAGGTATGATTCATTATATGCTTGATGGCGCTATCTAAATCAGGTACACTTTTTATAGATAATTTATAATCAAGGAACTCGGTGCCAAATGATTCAGGTGTTGCATGCTTTAATAGTGAAGCCGGATATTTCCCATCTAACACAGCATAACTTTCAGTATCAGCATAGATTTCTACATTTTTCTCCGCCAAATTACTAACTAACATCGCTAAATCCGAAAGTCGCTCCTGATGGATCAATAAAGTATCAAGTGCATTGCAAACGCTTACTCGCCGAGTCTTAGCATTATGAATAATCTTACTAGCTTTTGTAACATCACCACTTTTATCAAAGTAGGTATGAACGATCCCAGCTCCTGTTTCAATCACAGGGATCTTAGCATTCTTACGGACAAAATCTATCAGTCCTTGGCTACCACGCGGAATACAAACATCAATTAAACCAACTGCATTTAATAGATCATGAACAGCTTCACGTTCTGGCGGCATTAAATAAACCAACCCCGGATCAATATTACTCTGAATAAGGCTCTGATGAATCAAACTGACCAGTATCTGGTTTGAATGCTGGGCTTCACTGCCACCTTTTAATACTACAGCATTTGCTGTCTTAAATGCCAATGCAAAAACATCGATAGTTACATTTGGGCGCGCCTCATAAATTACCGCAACTACTCCTAAAGGAACTCTAATTTTTTTGAGGTATAAACCATTTGATCGTGAGACTTCTTCAAGAATCTGACCAACAGGTGAAGCTAAGCTACTAACCTTACGTAAATCAGTAGCAATGCCAATTATTCGTTCTTGATTAAGAAGTAAGCGATCATATTTTGGATCATCTTTTGCCATCTTATCCAAATCAAGCTGATTAGCTTTTACTATCTCATTGGTTTTATCTTCAAGCAAATTCGCAAGATCAAGAAGAACTTTATTACGTAGCTCCGAAGTTAAATCCTGAGTCTCATAGCCTATCTCACGAACTTTACGAAAATTATCCGCTATATTATTCATTCGGCAAATACCTCATAATTTACATGTAAATAATCATAATGTACTAATGGTGGATGATTTTTCCCACCTAGGTACTCTTTAAGTTTAGCTGCGTTATAACGCGCAACTCCGGTCGCAATTTTCTGATTTTTCTCAGTAACAATATCAATAAGATCACCCTTAGCAAATTCTCCAGTAAATTTAACTACACCAACAGGAAGGATGCTGATACATTGCTGCCCACTAGCTAAAACTTTAACTAGTCCGTCATTAACCATGATAGTAGCTACCGCCCCAGTCTGTCCAAAAGCTAGGAATTTTTTGCGACCCGACTTCTTGTGCTCAGGAATTACCCGGCTACCAATAGCCACATCCCCGTTAACCAATCGGACGATCACATTTTCTTCAGCAATTGATGCTATATGTGTCATTACACCAACATTACCCATTTTACGAGCGGTATTAAGCTTACTTGCCATCCCACCGCGCCCAAGAGCCGTTTTAGCCCCCGAAACTTCAGGAAGCTTATCTTTAACTCCAATCACCGGGATTAATTTAGCATCCGGATTTTCCGGGTTTTTATCATACACACCGCTAATACTAGTTAATAAAAGTAGCTTATCGGCACCAATCTGTGCGGCAATTATCCCAGACAATTCATCATTATCAGTAAACATAAGTTCATCAACCGCCACGCTATCATTTTCATTGATAATTACCAACACATTTGGCTGATCAAGACCTTTTTGGAGTAAGCGAAGGATATTGGTATAACTACGCTTAGTCTGAAAATCATACTTAGTAAGAAGTAACTGCGCTACCATTAGCTGTTTTTCTTCACAAATTTTTGCATAAATAGCCATTAAGCGAGGCTGTCCAAGGCTTGCCAGTAGCTGTTTATCTGCTACACTACTTCCGTAAGTTTTTCCCACAATTTTTTTGCTGATTACCCTCCCGAGTGCAACTGCCCCAGAACTTACCAGTATTACCTGATGACCCTGCTGTTGCAGTTCTACAACCTGACGGATTACATCTGCCATTACATCTTCAAGAACCTCACCTTCAGGCGAAATTATTGTCTGGCTTCCTACCTTGATTACTACTTTCATAATTTACCTATTTAACATTGATAAACATCAAACCTTACGGTCTTACCTTTTATGGAGTAAGTTGGCTCGATATTGGCAAATGCTTGTTGCTGCTTATTATCTCGCTTAACAATAATTTTATTCTGACAATGTGTTTTTAGTAATTGCCATAGGAGCAATTTATCATTTTGTTCCAAAGTTGGATGCGATTTAACCAGCAAATCAATTAATTGCATATCTTTTTTGGCAAGAGCCATTTTACCATCTTCAAACATTGGATCATAATAAATCAAATCATAACAATTAGTCGATTCAGTTAAGAACTGATTATGGTTAGCATAAATAACCTGCAAATTTGGTAACTGCTTGGCAAATTTGATTGATAGATAATTAAGGATTACCGCCAAATACGGATTATTTTCAAGCATAATCACCTGATAGCCAGCAAGAGTAAGGATAATACTATCACGCCCAAGTCCAGCAGTTAAATCAAGTGCTCGCTTAGTTTCCTTAGCTCCTCCTTTTGGATTGGCTGCGCGGACTAATAACTCTCTAGCAATAAGTTTACTTCGTTTGGCAATAAACTCAGCATAAAATAAATCAAGATGAAATGGTGCAAAGCTTTCGCTATATAACCATAGACCATCTGCATCTAACTTCAAATATATACTAATATCAGCTGGTATCTCTGAAGAGAGCAACAATAAAGCCTCTGGCAAAATATTAGTGATTTTTTTTGCCATTTCTTCAGATGCCAATTCAAATACTACGATAACTTTATTCACGATGATATGGATGATTTTCTAAAATGGAAATTGCACGATAAATCTGTTCGAGAATGATCACACGAACTAAGGCATGAGGAAATACCATTTTTGACAAACTAATTGTCGCATCAGCCTTATCCCTTAACTCAGGATGAATTCCATCTGCCCCACCGATGATAAACGTAATATTCCTGTAATTTAACGCAGTTTCTTCAAGAAAGCTAGCAAACTTTATACTATCAAGATTTTTACCACGTTCGTCAAGAGCAATAACAAAACTATCTTTAGGAATTTGTGCTTCAATCTTTTTAGCTTCGGCTTCCATATTTACCAATGCCGGTTTATTCGGGTTTTTATCGGCTTTTATTTCCACAAGGCTACAGCTATATTTACCATGATTAATCCGTGTTAGGTACTCTTTACAAGCAGTATTTACCCAATCAGGCATTTTATTAGCGATATTTAATATACTAACTTTCATTGTTTTTCGTATCCATTTTATCAATCCAGATTTTCACAACTAAACTCGCAAGTACAACAACTATCACACCAATAACAGTCTCTAGCAATCTAGTTTTTAAAATACCTTTTTCCTCTCCAGATAAGAAAAGAATATCCATAACCAAAAGCGTAATTGAGGTACAAAAAGCCACATAATGCTTATTAAGTGTAATAATTGAAAGATAAAAAAATACCATTATCCCAAGAGACAATCCGATCATACTGAATTTGGTTAATAGAATATAAGCAATTATTATTCCCAAAATAGTTCCAATAACTCGCTCTAAAACGCGTTTTAAGGTAATTTGATGTTCATTCTTCATAACTAGTAATGCAGTTAATGGTAACCAATAACCATGAGAAAGATGTAGTAAGAAAGCAATTAGATTACCCAATATTACAGCAATGGTAAGAATTGAAATAAAAATAGCTTCTCTCTTTTTTGGATAACTAATAAGCCTATATTTTACAAAATCAACCGACTCATTGGCATGAAAAAGCTTCTTACGTAACCATAAACGGATAAATCCACCACTTACCAATAATAAACAACCAAAACCAAAAAATAAGCCATACTTTATTGCTACCAAATAACTCGGGGCTGAAAATCCAAGCCCTAAAATAAATGCATAGGCAAGATAAAAAGCAAACGACTTTAATAACTGGTGACTACTTAATATCGATAGTAAAGGAATTAGAAATAAAATAATTAATGTTGAATGGGTAATTGATGAGGAAACAATGGTCGCAAGACCAAACATTAGAGAACAAATAAAACTGAAAACTAGTCCGAAAAATAACCTTTGTTTTGAATTATGTCCGTGATAATTTTGGGTTAACATCAGCGAGTTAGTCAATAAGCCCATTATTGCAGCCATTAAGCCAGTATTATATGAAGTAAGGTAATATACTACTGCTAATATTCCACCAAAAATGGCTGTTTGCAGTGCAATCAGATTTATTTGAAAATCAAATTCAAGGAAATTTTCTAATAATTTTTTCATCTATAAAATCAGGAAAAACAAAAGGCTGCACAAAGACAGCCTATTATTAACGTAAGCAACTATTAATGATGTAGATTTATTGGCTTACCACGGTTATATGCCCACAATAAAACTGCGACAACCGCAAAAAGCAGATAACCTCCAGCTATTTCGTAAGGAATAATTTGCTGGGACTTAGGTAAATTACCCACCCAATACATTGAGCCATCAAGATTAACCGAATGAATAATTCCAAATAGCGAAGATACTGCCATTATAATACAGGTTACTACAGCTGCAATAATTCTTCGCTCTATTAGATAATAGACAATCGCAGCAAATAAGGTACCTGTAATAATGAAGCCATTACCAAAAGTTACTATCCCGGCAATATCAGATAATTTACCATTATTTACTGTATAAAGAATCTCATTTAATTTGCTCATCGAAACCAGATCTG belongs to Aquella oligotrophica and includes:
- a CDS encoding glutamate-5-semialdehyde dehydrogenase, which gives rise to MNNIADNFRKVREIGYETQDLTSELRNKVLLDLANLLEDKTNEIVKANQLDLDKMAKDDPKYDRLLLNQERIIGIATDLRKVSSLASPVGQILEEVSRSNGLYLKKIRVPLGVVAVIYEARPNVTIDVFALAFKTANAVVLKGGSEAQHSNQILVSLIHQSLIQSNIDPGLVYLMPPEREAVHDLLNAVGLIDVCIPRGSQGLIDFVRKNAKIPVIETGAGIVHTYFDKSGDVTKASKIIHNAKTRRVSVCNALDTLLIHQERLSDLAMLVSNLAEKNVEIYADTESYAVLDGKYPASLLKHATPESFGTEFLDYKLSIKSVPDLDSAIKHIMNHTSGHSEAIIAEDQVVIDRFLRIVDAAAVYVNASTAFTDGGEFGMGAEIGISTQKLHARGPMALPELTSYKWLIYGNGQIR
- a CDS encoding class I SAM-dependent methyltransferase, yielding MAKKITNILPEALLLLSSEIPADISIYLKLDADGLWLYSESFAPFHLDLFYAEFIAKRSKLIARELLVRAANPKGGAKETKRALDLTAGLGRDSIILTLAGYQVIMLENNPYLAVILNYLSIKFAKQLPNLQVIYANHNQFLTESTNCYDLIYYDPMFEDGKMALAKKDMQLIDLLVKSHPTLEQNDKLLLWQLLKTHCQNKIIVKRDNKQQQAFANIEPTYSIKGKTVRFDVYQC
- the proB gene encoding glutamate 5-kinase, which translates into the protein MKVVIKVGSQTIISPEGEVLEDVMADVIRQVVELQQQGHQVILVSSGAVALGRVISKKIVGKTYGSSVADKQLLASLGQPRLMAIYAKICEEKQLMVAQLLLTKYDFQTKRSYTNILRLLQKGLDQPNVLVIINENDSVAVDELMFTDNDELSGIIAAQIGADKLLLLTSISGVYDKNPENPDAKLIPVIGVKDKLPEVSGAKTALGRGGMASKLNTARKMGNVGVMTHIASIAEENVIVRLVNGDVAIGSRVIPEHKKSGRKKFLAFGQTGAVATIMVNDGLVKVLASGQQCISILPVGVVKFTGEFAKGDLIDIVTEKNQKIATGVARYNAAKLKEYLGGKNHPPLVHYDYLHVNYEVFAE
- the rlmH gene encoding 23S rRNA (pseudouridine(1915)-N(3))-methyltransferase RlmH gives rise to the protein MKVSILNIANKMPDWVNTACKEYLTRINHGKYSCSLVEIKADKNPNKPALVNMEAEAKKIEAQIPKDSFVIALDERGKNLDSIKFASFLEETALNYRNITFIIGGADGIHPELRDKADATISLSKMVFPHALVRVIILEQIYRAISILENHPYHRE
- a CDS encoding FUSC family protein; amino-acid sequence: MKKLLENFLEFDFQINLIALQTAIFGGILAVVYYLTSYNTGLMAAIMGLLTNSLMLTQNYHGHNSKQRLFFGLVFSFICSLMFGLATIVSSSITHSTLIILFLIPLLSILSSHQLLKSFAFYLAYAFILGLGFSAPSYLVAIKYGLFFGFGCLLLVSGGFIRLWLRKKLFHANESVDFVKYRLISYPKKREAIFISILTIAVILGNLIAFLLHLSHGYWLPLTALLVMKNEHQITLKRVLERVIGTILGIIIAYILLTKFSMIGLSLGIMVFFYLSIITLNKHYVAFCTSITLLVMDILFLSGEEKGILKTRLLETVIGVIVVVLASLVVKIWIDKMDTKNNES